One Flavobacteriales bacterium genomic region harbors:
- a CDS encoding tetratricopeptide repeat protein, with the protein MWQVYQKEKKDFDKTCNLILRIHHKNEEAFDNFRNIPITPFKESYFSALESLLKEPTVLSEKGILDSVQFAKAHYIYLQEDYHKTIEYSRFLLKEPHFTGTLLRAKLYLMLSDALYRLERYDEALRLLWERKATFEKLNSEEWNRRNMVNQASALMYHKMKNYPMARSLYLKGIQELKGVSDFFSVASLYNNIGLTYEREHKKDSAILYYDLAIEQIKETIKNVPLYEGPRGYREHFLNVVESNRAVLDIGNGEMQEIIKALKKEIASSQRVREYHIYISAYNQLGRISFLQGDYKKSLEYLDKALQKIKEKRSARAHITNLKWRSRVLLKLDKIDQANLLYQQIAKIEDSLEIAGSIRRTEIATVRFETHKKERALEQHKLALVEKEIQIAKKNQYQYILVASSIILFLLLLSAYLFLRKEKLQKEIVEKTLDEKNLMLKEIHHRVKNNLQIISSILKVQGVKSNEPNFKQMMQDGQDRIKAMALIHEKLYQTDDFKNIDFRKYTQELIKSIKVSNGHFGVEKVEIIMEIPAIQFHIDTAIPIGLILNELISNCYKYAFPNNRKGSIYIGINNSLDGFNEIVVKDNGVGFSKKPSEKEKNTSFGLKMVEGLVWQLNGKVDISSNENGTSVKIYFKNKYSKKAV; encoded by the coding sequence TTGTGGCAAGTTTATCAGAAAGAAAAGAAGGATTTTGATAAAACCTGCAATCTTATTCTCCGTATCCATCATAAAAATGAGGAGGCGTTTGATAATTTTCGGAATATACCCATAACTCCTTTTAAAGAGTCGTATTTTTCTGCTTTAGAAAGCTTATTGAAAGAACCTACAGTACTGAGTGAAAAAGGTATTTTAGATAGTGTACAATTTGCCAAGGCTCACTATATTTATCTACAAGAAGATTATCACAAAACTATAGAGTATAGTCGATTTTTATTAAAAGAACCTCATTTTACGGGAACTCTTCTGCGTGCTAAACTATATCTTATGCTTAGTGATGCGCTATATAGATTAGAGCGTTATGATGAAGCGCTTCGGTTGCTTTGGGAGCGAAAAGCCACTTTTGAAAAATTAAACTCGGAAGAATGGAATCGAAGAAATATGGTCAATCAGGCTTCAGCCCTCATGTATCATAAAATGAAAAATTATCCAATGGCAAGGTCGTTATATCTTAAAGGAATACAGGAGCTTAAAGGTGTATCTGATTTTTTTTCCGTAGCATCTCTATATAACAATATTGGTTTAACTTATGAGAGAGAGCATAAAAAAGACAGTGCTATTCTATACTATGATTTAGCCATAGAACAAATAAAAGAAACGATAAAGAATGTTCCACTCTACGAAGGTCCTCGGGGATATCGGGAGCATTTTCTAAATGTGGTAGAATCCAATCGTGCTGTACTGGATATCGGGAATGGAGAAATGCAAGAAATTATAAAAGCATTAAAAAAAGAAATCGCATCTTCTCAAAGAGTCAGGGAGTATCATATTTATATAAGTGCTTATAACCAGCTGGGGAGAATAAGTTTTTTACAAGGAGATTACAAAAAAAGTTTAGAATACCTAGATAAAGCTTTGCAAAAAATAAAAGAAAAGCGGTCTGCTAGAGCGCATATTACGAACTTGAAGTGGCGATCGAGGGTTTTATTAAAACTAGATAAAATAGACCAAGCAAATTTACTTTATCAGCAAATTGCGAAGATTGAAGATTCTTTAGAAATTGCAGGATCCATACGCCGTACAGAAATAGCAACAGTCCGTTTTGAAACCCACAAGAAAGAAAGAGCCCTAGAGCAGCATAAACTCGCTTTGGTAGAGAAAGAAATTCAAATTGCTAAGAAAAATCAATACCAATATATCCTTGTTGCATCCTCAATAATATTGTTCCTGTTGTTACTTTCCGCTTATTTGTTTTTGCGAAAAGAAAAATTACAAAAAGAGATAGTAGAAAAAACTTTAGATGAAAAGAATCTAATGTTAAAAGAAATCCATCATCGGGTAAAAAATAATCTTCAAATTATCTCTAGTATTCTAAAAGTACAAGGCGTAAAATCCAATGAGCCAAATTTTAAACAGATGATGCAAGATGGTCAAGATAGGATCAAAGCAATGGCATTGATTCACGAAAAACTGTATCAAACCGACGATTTTAAAAATATTGATTTTAGAAAATATACTCAAGAACTCATTAAAAGCATCAAAGTATCCAATGGGCATTTTGGCGTAGAGAAAGTAGAAATAATTATGGAGATACCAGCCATCCAATTCCATATAGATACAGCTATTCCAATCGGTTTAATCTTGAATGAACTGATTAGTAATTGCTATAAGTATGCTTTTCCTAATAACAGAAAAGGAAGTATTTATATTGGGATTAATAATTCTTTAGATGGTTTTAATGAAATAGTGGTAAAAGACAATGGCGTAGGATTTTCAAAAAAACCATCTGAAAAAGAAAAAAACACCTCATTTGGTCTAAAGATGGTGGAAGGTTTAGTATGGCAATTAAATGGGAAAGTCGATATTTCATCCAATGAAAACGGAACTTCTGTAAAAATCTATTTTAAAAATAAGTATTCAAAAAAGGCAGTATGA
- the mazG gene encoding nucleoside triphosphate pyrophosphohydrolase yields MKTDRKQAQKAFVRLLDIMDDLRTQCPWDIKQTNETLSYLTIEETYELVDAIRENDAEEIKKELGDIFLHLVFYSKIGEENEQFTITEVLNAISDKLIFRHPHIYGDTQVKDAKEVLENWEKIKLAEKSQKKDQSVLAGVPKSLPSMVKALRIQEKVRGVGFDWSEIDDVKAKITEELNELEVEVSVEHQKNMESEMGDVLFAVINYARHLGINPENALAKTNEKFIKRFRFMEQTIKEDKQDITQMNLEEMDIYWDQAKRSLKS; encoded by the coding sequence ATGAAAACAGATAGAAAACAAGCCCAAAAAGCTTTTGTTAGACTTCTTGATATCATGGACGATTTAAGGACTCAATGTCCATGGGATATCAAACAAACAAATGAAACACTGAGTTATCTCACCATAGAGGAAACTTATGAATTAGTAGATGCCATTCGGGAGAATGATGCAGAGGAAATAAAAAAAGAACTCGGAGATATATTTCTACACTTAGTTTTCTATTCTAAAATAGGAGAAGAAAACGAACAGTTCACGATAACAGAAGTGCTGAATGCAATATCTGATAAACTAATCTTTAGACATCCTCATATTTATGGAGATACTCAGGTGAAAGATGCAAAAGAAGTACTTGAAAATTGGGAGAAAATTAAACTTGCCGAAAAATCTCAGAAAAAAGATCAATCGGTATTAGCAGGAGTTCCAAAATCGCTTCCAAGTATGGTGAAAGCCCTTAGAATTCAAGAAAAAGTTAGGGGAGTGGGTTTTGATTGGTCTGAGATAGACGATGTAAAAGCTAAAATAACAGAAGAACTAAATGAGCTTGAAGTTGAGGTGAGTGTTGAGCATCAAAAAAATATGGAGTCAGAAATGGGAGATGTCCTCTTTGCAGTGATTAACTATGCACGACATTTAGGGATAAACCCAGAAAATGCTTTAGCAAAGACCAATGAGAAGTTTATCAAACGTTTTAGATTCATGGAACAAACAATTAAAGAAGATAAACAAGACATCACTCAAATGAATCTTGAAGAAATGGATATTTATTGGGATCAAGCCAAGCGAAGCCTAAAGTCTTAG
- a CDS encoding T9SS type A sorting domain-containing protein → NTTNITTCDASYAFGGMTLTTSGMYADTNSNVNGCDSIEVLNIVFNTGSTNTTNITTCDASYAFGGMTLTTSGMYADTNSNVNGCDSIEVLNIVFNTGSTNTTNITTCDASYAFGGMTLTTSGMYADTNSNVNGCDSIEVLNIVFNTPTSASSTVETCDPVFNFAGQVFTSSTIFVDTLNASNGCDSVHTYNIVLHPKVYGDTLDIATCDFPYTHNGLQYSTAGLNQITTTSTVTGCDSIYYLDIVFNETHDTVVTVSDICESYYVFNQDTLTASGVHVFNFASVAGCDSVVNLHLSFAPDLTPQILVNQFVLSVPNTYNSYQWYSCTTNQPISGAVGNSFAPTVDGDYYLIVESAYGCTHQSECVEFRGISVEEYLFANITMYPNPTTGKIYMTFSQEFDYQILNKVRVMNSLGQAIFESSEITSNKEINLSDFQNGIYFVEFSSVYGNKIQKKIIKQ, encoded by the coding sequence AACACTACCAATATTACAACTTGTGATGCTTCTTATGCATTTGGAGGAATGACTTTAACAACTTCTGGAATGTATGCTGATACAAATTCAAATGTAAACGGATGTGATTCAATCGAAGTATTGAACATCGTGTTTAACACAGGATCAACCAACACTACAAATATTACAACTTGTGATGCTTCTTATGCATTTGGAGGAATGACTTTAACTACTTCTGGAATGTATGCTGATACAAATTCAAATGTAAACGGATGTGATTCTATTGAAGTATTGAACATTGTGTTTAACACAGGATCAACTAACACTACCAATATTACAACTTGTGATGCTTCTTATGCATTTGGAGGAATGACTTTAACTACTTCTGGAATGTATGCTGATACAAACTCAAATGTAAACGGATGTGATTCAATAGAAGTATTGAATATTGTATTTAACACTCCAACATCTGCAAGTTCTACCGTTGAAACATGTGATCCAGTATTTAATTTTGCAGGACAAGTCTTTACAAGTTCTACAATATTTGTAGATACGCTAAACGCTTCCAATGGTTGTGATTCTGTTCATACTTATAATATTGTTCTTCATCCAAAAGTATATGGTGATACTTTAGATATTGCAACTTGTGATTTCCCTTATACTCATAATGGACTTCAATATTCTACTGCAGGATTAAATCAAATTACGACCACTTCAACTGTCACGGGTTGTGATTCAATTTACTATTTGGATATCGTATTCAATGAAACACATGATACAGTGGTTACTGTAAGTGATATTTGTGAGTCTTATTATGTATTTAACCAAGACACTTTAACGGCTTCGGGAGTACATGTTTTCAACTTTGCATCTGTTGCTGGATGTGATTCTGTTGTAAATCTTCATTTATCATTTGCACCAGACTTAACACCGCAGATATTGGTAAACCAGTTCGTACTAAGTGTACCAAATACCTATAATTCTTATCAATGGTATTCGTGTACAACGAATCAGCCTATTTCAGGTGCTGTTGGGAATAGTTTTGCCCCAACTGTAGATGGTGATTACTATCTAATAGTAGAAAGTGCTTATGGTTGTACGCATCAATCAGAATGTGTGGAATTCAGAGGAATCTCTGTTGAAGAGTATTTGTTTGCAAATATCACAATGTATCCAAATCCAACAACAGGAAAAATTTATATGACATTCTCACAAGAGTTTGATTATCAAATTTTGAACAAGGTAAGAGTAATGAATTCTTTGGGTCAGGCAATTTTTGAGAGCTCAGAAATTACTTCAAATAAAGAAATTAATCTCTCAGATTTCCAAAACGGGATTTACTTTGTAGAATTCTCATCAGTGTATGGGAATAAAATTCAAAAGAAAATCATTAAACAGTAA
- a CDS encoding LytTR family transcriptional regulator DNA-binding domain-containing protein, translating into MKKGISVLIVEDEFITLHSIQESLLEMNYQIAGVAKNAEEAITILDTEEVDFAFLDIHIQGEHDGIWLGTLINERYKIPFAFLTAFGDSKTVNSALKTEPYGYLLKPFNTIDIYTSIEVALRKFHKIQQKEDINPTEKINESTNKPFLINDHLFIKEQHLYSKINVSDILYIKSELKHISLTTAKKSYNLRYSLKEFAQILPNQSFFQTHRSYLVNITMVDHIGSNILIVNKTEIPISAQRRNEIYKLFNFV; encoded by the coding sequence ATGAAAAAAGGAATTAGTGTTCTGATTGTGGAAGATGAGTTTATTACACTTCACAGTATACAAGAATCTCTTCTGGAGATGAATTATCAGATAGCAGGAGTGGCAAAAAATGCTGAAGAAGCAATAACAATATTAGATACAGAAGAAGTGGATTTTGCTTTTCTAGATATCCATATCCAAGGTGAGCATGATGGGATTTGGTTAGGAACTTTAATCAATGAAAGATATAAAATTCCTTTTGCTTTTCTCACAGCTTTTGGAGATAGCAAAACGGTGAACTCTGCCTTAAAAACAGAACCTTATGGGTATTTGCTTAAACCATTTAACACGATAGATATTTACACCTCTATAGAAGTGGCTTTAAGAAAATTTCATAAGATACAGCAGAAAGAAGACATTAATCCTACAGAAAAAATAAACGAAAGTACCAACAAACCTTTTCTGATTAATGACCATCTATTTATAAAAGAACAACATCTATACTCAAAAATAAATGTCAGTGATATTCTGTATATAAAATCGGAGTTGAAGCATATTTCCTTGACTACAGCAAAAAAGTCCTATAACCTAAGATATTCCCTAAAAGAATTTGCACAAATATTGCCTAATCAAAGTTTCTTTCAAACCCACCGATCTTATTTGGTGAATATCACAATGGTGGATCATATTGGTTCAAATATTCTTATTGTCAACAAAACAGAAATTCCTATAAGTGCTCAAAGAAGGAATGAGATTTATAAATTGTTCAATTTTGTTTGA